One region of Diabrotica undecimpunctata isolate CICGRU chromosome 6, icDiaUnde3, whole genome shotgun sequence genomic DNA includes:
- the LOC140444776 gene encoding uncharacterized protein, whose protein sequence is MSQMATNEKTMIEELLKCYKTSRCLWDVQCETYSNRDRRNEAYNSLLEIFKTAYPDATLAILKKKLENLRTGYKREEKKVISSEACGTSQIYVPKLWYYNLMSFLNEKPSVSWKVEMLEEEDEETTESRRSDTGDEQPPSTSQPTPPEPPRKKKRTNLERKKEPMIDAAQTLLSTQENEWDIIGRSYGLQLQKLEPTQQAIAEKLFAEVIFYGKMKQLTPSSTINLIPTIENAHFQYHFHPQFSSHLTTSSPSSSIHRRALSTPSPRPQEPSSPSYATSKETSQVTEQLSQHSNLQQHNKQFPPY, encoded by the exons ATGTCTCAAATGGCGACAAATGAGAAAACTATGATTGAGGAATTACTGAAATGTTACAAAACTTCCCGCTGTTTGTGGGATGTTCAGTGTGAAACATATTCAAACCGAGATCGGAGGAATGAAGCATATAATTCTCTTCTTGAAATCTTTAAAACAGCTTACCCTGATGCCACATTGGCCATTTTGAAAAAGAAACTGGAGAATCTGAGAACTGGGTataaaagagaagagaaaaag GTAATATCAAGTGAAGCTTGTGGTACAAGCCAGATATACGTGCCAAAACTTTGGTACTACAACTTGATGAGTTTCCTTAACGAAAAACCTTCAGTTTCATGGAAAGTGGAAATGTTGGAGGAAGAGGATGAAGAAACCACTGAATCTAGACGTTCG GATACTGGTGACGAGCAACCTCCTTCAACCAGTCAGCCAACTCCTCCAGAACCACCAAGGAAAAAAAAGCGCACCAATCTTGAAAGAAAAAAAGAACCAATGATCGACGCCGCCCAAACCCTGCTATCAACCCAGGAAAACGAATGGGATATCATTGGTCGATCATACGGGTTGCAGCTCCAAAAGCTTGAACCAACTCAGCAAGCAATTGCTGAGAAGTTATTCGCTGAAGTCATATTTTATGGCAAAATGAAACAGTTGACGCCTTCATCCACAATTAATTTAATCCCAACTATAGAAAACGCACATTTTCAGTACCATTTTCATCCTCAATTTTCCTCACATCTCACAACTTCTTCTCCTTCAAGTTCAATTCATCGAAGAGCATTATCTACTCCTTCACCACGTCCTCAGGAACCCTCCTCTCCCTCATATGCAACTTCTAAAGAAACTTCTCAAGTAACTGAACAATTGTCACAACATTCAAATCTTCAGCAGCATAATAAACAATTCCCACCATACTAA